The stretch of DNA CACGGCGGAAACGCCGTATTGCTCGGCGGTTTCGAGGAACCGCAACGCCTTCTCGGGTTCCCACGCGCCGTTCGGGTCGAGCAGGAGCCGGGCGTTCGGTGCCGCGGCGCGGATCGCCGCGAGCCTGCTGAGGTCGTCTCCACCGCGCTCGCCGGCAGCAGCACCGATTTTGATCTTGAGGACGCGGAAGCCCTGGCCGGTGAGGTCGACCGCGGTCCGCACCGCCTGCTCGGCCGGCACGATCCCGATGGTGCAGGCGGTGGGCACGTCCCCGGGCGGCGGCGCGCCGAGCAGCTCGTGCACCGCGATTCCGTTGCGCAGCGCGAGCAGCTCGTGCAGCGCAGCGTCCACAGCGGACAGCACGCCGGGGGCGAGCCGCGCCGACCACGCGGGCAGCTCGCCGAGGAAGTCGGCCGGGTCGTCGCAGCGTTGCACCGCTGGCTGCAACCCGGCGAGCTGCTCGATGATCCGTGCTTCATCCAGCTCGTAGTAGACGCTGGTGACGGCTTCGCCGCGCCCGACGTGCTCGCCGTCGGAGAGCTCGACGCACACCGCACCGCGTTCATGCATCACCGAGCGCGAGATCCGGAACGGTTCGCGCAGCAGCAACTTCTCGCTGTGCCAACGGATTCTCATGCCGGTACCTCCACCGCCGACGCCGGGTCGTGCACCGCTCGGCAACGCGCCCACCCGTGCACTTCCAACGCCTGCGGGTGCGCGATCTCGACCGGACGATTCGCGATCGGCCGGTCCAGCAGCCCGTTCGCGCGGCAGAAGTCGTCGTTGAAGATCGAGTCCAGGTAGCGCTGCGGCCCGTCCGGAAAGACGGTGACGACCCGCGTTCCCACTTCGCGCCGGGCCGCCCACGCCGCGACCAGCGCGACCGCCCCGGTGCTCCACCCGCCGCTGACGAACGAGTGCGCGGCCAGCCTGCGGCAGGAGTCGACGGCCTCACCGGGACCGACCCAGTGCACTTCGTCGAACTCTCCGTAAGCCACGTTGCGCGGGAAGATGCTGCTGCCGAGCCCGCGCATGATCCGGTGCCGCGCAGGCTGGCCGAAGATGGTGGAGCCGACCGTGTCCACTCCGATCAGCCGCAGCCGCGGCCAATGCCGCCGCAGCGTGCGAACCGCGCCCGCGCTGTGCCCGCCGGAACCGACGCTGCACACCAGCACGTCAGCGGTGCCCAGTTCCGCCACGATCTCCTCGGCGAGTCCGTGGTACCCGGCCGGGTTGTCCGGGTTGTTGTACTGGTCCGGC from Saccharopolyspora sp. SCSIO 74807 encodes:
- a CDS encoding dipeptide epimerase translates to MRIRWHSEKLLLREPFRISRSVMHERGAVCVELSDGEHVGRGEAVTSVYYELDEARIIEQLAGLQPAVQRCDDPADFLGELPAWSARLAPGVLSAVDAALHELLALRNGIAVHELLGAPPPGDVPTACTIGIVPAEQAVRTAVDLTGQGFRVLKIKIGAAAGERGGDDLSRLAAIRAAAPNARLLLDPNGAWEPEKALRFLETAEQYGVSAVEQPIAPGDKERLGWVAQRSPIPVIADEDAASLADVRELGSSVHGVNIKLAKCGGLQAASELITTARGAGVDVMLGCLVASSLGIAPAVHLAGLAGWVDLDGHLLLAEDPWEGIGGTDGVLRLSGEPGLGVRPRRAL
- a CDS encoding PLP-dependent cysteine synthase family protein; its protein translation is MTEPTNPGLLSLLRGTPLAHVHTPLPDQHPGFWAKLECLSAGGMKARAAVSMLRGARSRGELRPGAPVVESTSGTLGVGLVFAGQALGHPIVLVVDRELESSMRSLLRAHGARVEVVDRPHPVGGWQQARLERVRELCAELPGAYWPDQYNNPDNPAGYHGLAEEIVAELGTADVLVCSVGSGGHSAGAVRTLRRHWPRLRLIGVDTVGSTIFGQPARHRIMRGLGSSIFPRNVAYGEFDEVHWVGPGEAVDSCRRLAAHSFVSGGWSTGAVALVAAWAARREVGTRVVTVFPDGPQRYLDSIFNDDFCRANGLLDRPIANRPVEIAHPQALEVHGWARCRAVHDPASAVEVPA